The sequence below is a genomic window from Bosea sp. F3-2.
AGGCGATGAACAGGATGTGGTCGCTCTTGACCGCGCCGTACTTGGTCGCGACGGTGGTGCCCTCGATCAGCGGCAGCAGGTCGCGCTGCACGCCCTCGCGCGAGACATCGGCGCCGCCCTTGCCCTCGCGGCTGCAGATCTTGTCGATCTCGTCGAGGAAGACGATGCCGTTGTTCTCGACCTCGCGGATCGCCGCCTGCACGATCGCCTCCTGGTCGATTAGCTTGTCGCTCTCCTCGGCCAGCAGTGGCTGATAGGCATCCTTGACCAGCATGCGCCTCGGCTTGCCCTTCTGGCCGAAGGCCTTGCCGAGCATGTCGGAGAGATTGATCGCGCCGATCGAGGCGCCCGGCATACCGGGCAGTTCGAACATCGGCGTGGCCGCGCCAGCGCCCGCCGCCACCTCGACCTCGATCTCCTTCTCGTCGAGCTCGTTGTCGCGCAGCTTGCGGCGGAAGGACTCGCGCGTCGCCTGGCTGGAACTCGCGCCGACCAGGGCGTCGAGCACACGCTCCTCGGCCGCGAGATGCGCCTTGGCCTGGACATCCTTGCGCCGGCTCTCGCGCACCAGCGCGATCGCGACCTCGACGAGGTCGCGCACGATCGATTCCACGTCGCGGCCGACATAACCAACCTCGGTGAACTTGGTCGCTTCGACCTTGAGGAAGGGCGCGTTGGCGAGCTTGGCGAGGCGGCGCGCGATCTCGGTCTTGCCGCAGCCGGTCGGCCCGATCATCAGGATGTTCTTCGGCAAGACCTCCTCGCGCAGTGGCCCCTGCAGCTGCTGGCGGCGCCAGCGGTTGCGCAACGCGATGGCGACGGCGCGCTTGGCATCCTTCTGACCGACGATGAAGCGGTCGAGCTCCGAGACGATCTCGCGGGGGGAAAAGCTGGTCATTGCGTACTGTATCCGGATGAAATGGCCTGGCGAGCGTGCTGGCGGCAAACGTCAGGCTGCTTCGAGCGTCTCGATGACGAGCGAGTGGTTGGTGTAGACGCAGATGTCACCGGCGATCGTCATCGCCTTGCGCACGATCGTCTCGGCATCGGGCTCGATATCGATCAGGGCACGCGCCGCCGAAAGCGCATAGTTGCCGCCGGAACCGATCGCCATCACCGCGCCGTGCTCGCTTGCCTCCGGCTCCAGCACGTCGCCGGTGCCGGAGATCAGCAGGCTGACCTCCTTGTCGGCGACGAGCAGCATCGCCTCCAGCCGGCGCAGATAGCGATCCGTGCGCCAGTCCTTGGCAAGCTCGACGCAGGCGCGCAACAGCTGCGCCGGATATTGCTCGAGCTTGGCCTCCAGCCGCTCGAACAGGGTGAAGGCATCGGCAGTCGCCCCGGCAAAGCCAGCAATCACCTGCCCCTTGGCGAGGCGACGGACTTTCTTGGCATTGCCCTTCATGATCGTCTGGCCGAGCGAGACCTGCCCGTCGCCGCCGATGACGACCCGCCCGCCCTTGCGCACCATCAGGATGGTGGTGGCGTGCATCACGGGGACATTGCTGTGTTCGGACATGGCGATCGGGAACCGGAACTGGACTGCGGAAGACGCCAACATGTTCAGGCAAGCCCGCTCTATCAAGAGGGCACAGTCGCAACGTCGCTGCAAAGCTGGGTTTTGCGGACGAATCACGGCTGACGCTGTTAGCGATGAGCCGTCGGCAGCCCGCGCGTGAGGCCATCGAATAGTTCAAATGTAAACTGCTTGAATCCGGATATTGACTTCGTTCGCCCGAGGAAAACCCTTCGGCACATCGAGGTCATTTCGAGCATGAACGAGCCTGAATTCCAGGTGATCAATTCGATCAGTTTTTAAGCAGTTTTTTATTGTTAACGGCGAATGGTCGGCTTGTGGAAACGACCTTCTCGTTCAGGAGGTCGCCTTAGGACCGTCACCATGAAATCCATCCGCCTGAAGATTCTCGCCATGCTCGCCATCGTCGCAGGCGGGGCCATTATTTCCGCGATCATCAGTCTCTACGGTCTGCACAAGGCGGATGACCTGAATACGCGTTCCGAAATCCAGGGCAATGTCGCGCTCCTGACGCAGCGGATCAATGGCGTCGTCACGGCCGTGGTCATGGAGTCGCGCGGCATCTACATGGCGAAGACTCCACAAGAGATGGGTGTATACGCCAAGGGGATCGACGATCGTATTCCGACGCTGCGCAAATTCGTGGCCGACCTGCAGAACATCACGCCCACCGAGGAGCGTGAGACCGTTGCGCAGATCGCCAAATCCGTCGAGGAGTTCATCGCCTTCCGCACCGAAACCGCCCGGCTCGGACGCCAGGTTTCGGCGGAAGCCGCCAACGCCCAGGGCAATAACGAGACGAATCGCGCCAACCGCAAAGCGCTCAATGACCTGCTGATCAGTTTCAGCCAACGCATCGAGAAAGCCAGCATCGCCGTGGGAGACGAGGCGACGGCCTTTACCCGTCAGGTCCAGTGGCTCTTGCCGCTCGTCCTGCTGGCAACCCTGGTGATCTCCATCGGCGTGGCGCTCGTCTTCGCACAGCGTTCGATCACCCGTCCGATCCTCGATCTCAGCGAGGTGATGGAGAAGCTCACGGCCGGTGACACCCGCATCGATGTGCCTCATGCCGATCGTCCGGACGAGATCGGCGCCATGGCCCGCGCGGTCTCGGTGCTGCGCGAGAGCACGGAGCAGGTCGCGCTTCTACAGGAACAGGAGCGCGCGGCAGCGGCGGCGCGGCTGGCGCGGGCGCAGTCGATGGAAGCGGTGGTGTCGGATGTCGGCGAGGTCGTCGCGGCGGCAGCCGCCGGCGACTTCTCGGCCCGGCTGCAGATCAACGACGCCGACGAGCAGATGCAGCGGCTGGTGGCCGGCATCAACGAGATCAACGTCGTGGTTGATTCTGCGACGACGGAGTTTGCGCAGGCCTTGTCGGCGATCGCGGGCGGCGACCTGACCAGCCGGGTCGAGACCGCCTATCGCGGCCGCTTCGCCGATCTCAAGGGCGCGATCAACGAGACGGTCGACCGGCTCTCGGCCACGGTCGCGACGATCCAGACCACCTCGGCCGATGTCGGGCTGGCCGCCCGCGAGATCAACATGGGCGCCGACGACCTCTCCAAGCGCACCGAGGAGCAGGCCTCCTCGCTCGAGGAGACCGCCGCCACCACCGAGGAGCTCGCCGCCTCGGTCAAGGCCTCGGCCCAGGCCGCGAAGGATGCCGCCCGCATCGCCGACGACGCCATGCAGGCCGCCGAGAACGGCGGCGCCATCGCCGGCCAGGCGGTCGAGGCCATGGCCCGCATCGAGAGCGCCTCGCAGAAGATCTCCGACATCATCCGCGTCATCGACGACATCGCCTTCCAGACCAACCTCCTGGCCCTCAACGCCGCGGTCGAGGCGGCGCGTGCCGGCGAGGCCGGCAAGGGCTTCGCCGTCGTCGCCTCCGAGGTGCGCACGCTGGCGCAGCGCTCGGGCGAGGCGGCCAAGGACATCTCGGGCCTGATCTCCTCCTCCAATGCCGAGGTCGGCGCGGGCGTGAAGCTGGTGCGCCAGGCCGGCGACCAGCTCGCGCGCATCCTCGAAGCCTCGCAGAAGGTGGCGGCGACCATCGCCGACATCTCGGCGGCCTCCGGCGAGCAGGCCAACGGCATCGACGAGATGAGCCAGGCGGTGGCGCATCTCGACGAGATGACCCAGCAGAACGCGGCGCTGGCTGAAGAGAGCGCCGCTTCCGCCAATGCGCTCTCGGGCCGCATCGGCCAGCTCAACGAGCTGGTCGCGACCTTCCGCACCGGCCGCGAGGCGGTCGGCCAGTCAGGCTATCCGCAGCCCGTCCCGGCAGCGGCCTCGTCCACGGCGCGCCCGGTGAAGGCCCCGGCTCGCGCGTCCGCACGACCGGTCGCTCTGGCGGCAGCGGCTCCGGCTGCATCCGCCAAGGCCCCGGCCGCCGAGCCGGAGCGGCTGCGCCAGCTGGCGGAAGCCGCCTTCGCCCAGTCCAAGGCCGCCCCCGCCCCGCGCAAGGTCGCCAATGGCCGCGCCCAGGATGCCGGCTGGGAGGAGTTCTGAGGCCAAGCGGCTCGGACCCGAACTCTAGCGGCCCTCCCCCCAAACGACACGGCGCTCCAAAAGGGCGCCGTTTTTCTTCGATCGTGAATT
It includes:
- the hslU gene encoding ATP-dependent protease ATPase subunit HslU, giving the protein MTSFSPREIVSELDRFIVGQKDAKRAVAIALRNRWRRQQLQGPLREEVLPKNILMIGPTGCGKTEIARRLAKLANAPFLKVEATKFTEVGYVGRDVESIVRDLVEVAIALVRESRRKDVQAKAHLAAEERVLDALVGASSSQATRESFRRKLRDNELDEKEIEVEVAAGAGAATPMFELPGMPGASIGAINLSDMLGKAFGQKGKPRRMLVKDAYQPLLAEESDKLIDQEAIVQAAIREVENNGIVFLDEIDKICSREGKGGADVSREGVQRDLLPLIEGTTVATKYGAVKSDHILFIASGAFHISRPSDLLPELQGRLPIRVELNPLDIEDFKRILTETEASLIKQTVALMATEEVTVEFKPDAIDAIARIAVDVNSTVENIGARRLQTVIERILDEISFTAPDRSGETVVIDAAYVETRIGDLAKNADLSRFIL
- a CDS encoding methyl-accepting chemotaxis protein, whose translation is MKSIRLKILAMLAIVAGGAIISAIISLYGLHKADDLNTRSEIQGNVALLTQRINGVVTAVVMESRGIYMAKTPQEMGVYAKGIDDRIPTLRKFVADLQNITPTEERETVAQIAKSVEEFIAFRTETARLGRQVSAEAANAQGNNETNRANRKALNDLLISFSQRIEKASIAVGDEATAFTRQVQWLLPLVLLATLVISIGVALVFAQRSITRPILDLSEVMEKLTAGDTRIDVPHADRPDEIGAMARAVSVLRESTEQVALLQEQERAAAAARLARAQSMEAVVSDVGEVVAAAAAGDFSARLQINDADEQMQRLVAGINEINVVVDSATTEFAQALSAIAGGDLTSRVETAYRGRFADLKGAINETVDRLSATVATIQTTSADVGLAAREINMGADDLSKRTEEQASSLEETAATTEELAASVKASAQAAKDAARIADDAMQAAENGGAIAGQAVEAMARIESASQKISDIIRVIDDIAFQTNLLALNAAVEAARAGEAGKGFAVVASEVRTLAQRSGEAAKDISGLISSSNAEVGAGVKLVRQAGDQLARILEASQKVAATIADISAASGEQANGIDEMSQAVAHLDEMTQQNAALAEESAASANALSGRIGQLNELVATFRTGREAVGQSGYPQPVPAAASSTARPVKAPARASARPVALAAAAPAASAKAPAAEPERLRQLAEAAFAQSKAAPAPRKVANGRAQDAGWEEF